In Roseisolibacter agri, the following proteins share a genomic window:
- a CDS encoding ABC-F family ATP-binding cassette domain-containing protein, translating into MPTTTHAAHAAGDARIVATRLSYAPPHGADDRPLLHDLTLAVGRERTGLVGANGSGKTTLLRLLAGELTPTAGSVQRTGTVAVLPQDFRPAPDAPLATVLGIAERLAALQRLEAGTGTADDFDLVGDAWDLPERTHAVLAGLGLGHLPLDRPVGTVSGGEATRVALAGLALGRPDVLLLDEPTNHLDAASRAALYAFVEGWTGGLLCVSHDRALLRRMDRIVELSTLGVRVYGGGYDFYRARRDADDEAARRELDGARAALRLAEREAREVRERQARRAAQGRRDGAAANMPKILLGARKRQAEATGARVRAITAREVEERRARTDAARQRVEERERPRFALPSTQLPAGRTVLALEDVTVHHPGAPRPVLDGVTLHLVGPQRVGVVGPNGSGKSTLLRVATGELAPDAGTVRRLPDDETASLDQHGAALDPTRSVLENFHARHPTIEASAARHALARFLFSDEAALRTVGTLSGGERLRASLACVLGGARPPALLVLDEPTNHLDLDALEALEAALRDYDGALLVVSHDASFLEAIGVERYLTLATPRASP; encoded by the coding sequence ATGCCAACCACGACCCACGCCGCGCACGCGGCGGGCGACGCGCGCATCGTCGCCACGCGCCTCTCGTACGCGCCGCCGCACGGCGCTGACGACCGGCCGCTTCTCCACGACCTCACCCTCGCCGTCGGCCGGGAACGCACCGGCCTCGTCGGCGCCAACGGGTCGGGCAAGACCACGCTCCTCCGCCTCCTCGCGGGCGAGCTGACGCCGACGGCCGGCTCGGTGCAGCGCACCGGCACGGTCGCGGTGCTGCCGCAGGACTTCCGCCCGGCGCCCGACGCGCCGCTCGCCACCGTCCTCGGCATCGCCGAGCGGCTGGCGGCGCTGCAGCGTCTGGAGGCGGGCACCGGCACGGCGGACGACTTCGATCTCGTCGGCGACGCCTGGGACCTGCCCGAGCGCACGCACGCCGTGCTCGCGGGGCTCGGCCTGGGCCATCTCCCGCTGGACCGGCCCGTGGGCACCGTCAGTGGCGGCGAGGCCACACGCGTCGCGCTCGCCGGCCTCGCGCTCGGGCGACCCGACGTCCTGCTGCTCGACGAGCCGACGAACCACCTCGACGCCGCGAGCCGCGCGGCGCTGTACGCGTTCGTCGAGGGGTGGACGGGCGGGCTGCTGTGCGTGAGCCACGACCGCGCGCTGCTGCGCCGCATGGACCGCATCGTCGAGCTGTCCACGCTCGGCGTGCGCGTCTACGGCGGCGGCTACGACTTCTATCGTGCGCGCCGCGACGCGGACGACGAGGCCGCGCGACGCGAGCTCGATGGCGCGCGGGCCGCGCTGCGGTTGGCCGAGCGGGAGGCGCGGGAGGTGCGCGAGCGTCAGGCGCGCCGCGCCGCGCAGGGCCGCCGCGACGGCGCCGCCGCCAACATGCCGAAGATCCTGCTCGGCGCCCGCAAGCGGCAGGCGGAGGCCACCGGCGCGCGCGTGCGCGCCATCACGGCCCGGGAGGTGGAGGAGCGGCGCGCCCGCACCGACGCCGCGCGCCAGCGCGTGGAGGAGCGCGAGCGCCCGCGCTTCGCGCTGCCGTCCACGCAGCTGCCCGCGGGACGCACGGTGCTCGCGCTGGAGGACGTGACGGTGCACCATCCGGGCGCGCCGCGGCCCGTGCTCGACGGCGTGACGCTGCACCTCGTGGGGCCGCAGCGCGTGGGCGTCGTCGGACCGAACGGGAGCGGGAAGTCGACGCTGCTGCGCGTCGCGACGGGAGAGCTCGCGCCGGACGCGGGCACGGTGCGCCGCCTGCCCGACGACGAGACGGCGAGCCTCGACCAGCACGGCGCAGCGCTCGACCCCACACGTTCGGTGCTGGAGAACTTCCATGCACGGCATCCGACGATCGAGGCGTCGGCCGCACGGCACGCGCTCGCGCGCTTCCTCTTCTCCGACGAGGCGGCGCTGCGGACGGTGGGGACGCTGAGCGGCGGCGAGCGGCTGCGCGCGTCGCTCGCGTGCGTGCTGGGCGGGGCGCGGCCGCCGGCGCTGCTCGTCCTCGACGAGCCGACGAACCACCTGGACCTCGACGCGCTGGAGGCGCTGGAGGCCGCGCTGCGCGACTACGACGGCGCGCTGCTCGTCGTCAGCCACGACGCGTCGTTCCTGGAGGCGATCGGCGTGGAGCGGTACCTCACCCTGGCGACCCCTCGCGCGTCTCCATAG
- a CDS encoding DUF305 domain-containing protein gives MNAAPPRIGLAAACCLALLGACATAPRPAAAPPAAPAPTQTTPTQTAPTQTAAAPAQAPAESMAHHDHHMAGAGTITIPAGARYTEADVRFMQGMIAHHAQAIHMSRMAPTRGASARLTRFAQKIDLSQAGEIVLMQEWLRANGQFAPDTSAWRTMTMHGMLTAAELAKLEAARGPTFDRLFLEYMIRHHEGALKMVADLFATPRAGQDVDVSVLANDVESTQTAEIGLMRQMLLEM, from the coding sequence GTGAACGCGGCTCCTCCTCGCATCGGCCTCGCGGCCGCGTGCTGCCTCGCCCTGCTCGGCGCCTGCGCCACGGCGCCACGCCCGGCGGCGGCGCCGCCTGCCGCCCCTGCGCCCACGCAGACGACCCCCACGCAGACGGCCCCCACGCAGACGGCCGCCGCGCCCGCTCAGGCGCCGGCCGAGTCGATGGCGCACCACGACCACCACATGGCGGGCGCTGGCACCATCACCATCCCCGCGGGCGCGCGCTACACCGAGGCCGACGTGCGCTTCATGCAGGGCATGATCGCGCACCACGCGCAGGCCATCCACATGTCGCGCATGGCGCCGACGCGTGGCGCCAGCGCGCGGCTGACGCGCTTCGCGCAGAAGATCGACCTGTCGCAGGCCGGCGAGATCGTGCTGATGCAGGAGTGGCTGCGCGCGAACGGCCAGTTCGCGCCGGACACGTCGGCCTGGCGGACGATGACGATGCACGGCATGCTCACCGCCGCGGAGCTCGCGAAGCTCGAGGCGGCGCGCGGCCCCACGTTCGATCGGCTGTTCCTCGAGTACATGATCCGCCACCACGAGGGCGCGCTGAAGATGGTGGCCGACCTGTTCGCCACGCCGCGCGCCGGCCAGGACGTGGACGTCTCCGTGCTCGCCAACGACGTCGAGAGCACGCAGACGGCCGAGATCGGCCTGATGCGCCAGATGCTGCTCGAGATGTGA
- a CDS encoding protein kinase domain-containing protein has protein sequence MLGGRYALARELGRGGMATVYLADDVRHERQVAVKVLRAEWSATLGADRFAREIRVLAQLQHPHVLPLYDSGAADGSLYFVMPFVDGESLRARLDRVAALAFEETTRMVRQIADALDYAHARGVVHRDVKPENILLAGGQALLADFGIARGAAASATDGHTLTSVGTTLGTPAYMSPEQATADQSIDHRTDVYSLGCVAYEALAGAPPFRARNAAALMALHVFSPPPPLVGSRAPLPDAVVRATARALAKDPDERFARAGDFAAALEEALVAMRAPSPAELHLRSVAERQAARWRVLVLEFANVAAAPDADWLSTGIAETLSADLGQIAGLKVVGRDPAARRRAAADGEGRPVDAAQAVALARSVSAHWVVWGAFQKLGARIRITTHLARAEDGAPVLEEKLDGVMDEIFELQDRIVAGLSAALGVEPTTAELARIRRPETTGLTAYEHYAKGYRAFYRFGTDSVRTAVEHFRAAVALDPGYALAHAGLGIVHGPLYIATGRRETLDEGAALLERAIALDPSIGEAHAWLSYMQARQGRFDDAERTARGGIAREPESFISWYMLGITHLGRAVSVPQPSAMARAVPPLLRCIAINPTYHPAHMVLGMSYLLRGAQGHAATVLDRAVEIERGGVGFQFVGSLAQRAVLHLGAGELGEAAPLLDQAIERYTGTDHVYAETVTAYAHWARGCLAERTGALDHALADFGRACEIADAHPHRISIGAHWVKARFGLARVLHRLGRPDDARQRLAEGHDLVASRARFVWAWLSGSTDADMTYELSSTLATLGDADAALDALARAVDAGWSDVPWLRHDPAFAVLRDDADVRRVCAAGLSRVTLPPPVGSGGLA, from the coding sequence GTGCTGGGGGGCCGGTACGCGCTCGCGCGCGAGCTGGGCCGCGGCGGAATGGCCACGGTGTATCTGGCCGACGACGTCCGACACGAGCGGCAGGTCGCCGTGAAGGTGCTGCGTGCGGAGTGGTCGGCGACGCTGGGCGCGGACCGGTTCGCGCGCGAGATCCGCGTGCTCGCGCAGCTGCAGCACCCGCACGTCCTGCCGCTCTATGACTCCGGCGCCGCGGACGGATCGCTGTACTTCGTCATGCCCTTCGTGGATGGCGAGTCGCTGCGCGCCCGGCTCGATCGGGTGGCCGCGCTCGCCTTCGAGGAGACGACGCGGATGGTCCGGCAGATCGCCGACGCGCTCGACTACGCGCACGCCCGCGGCGTGGTCCATCGCGACGTCAAGCCGGAGAACATCCTGCTCGCCGGCGGACAGGCGCTGCTCGCGGACTTCGGCATCGCACGCGGGGCCGCCGCGTCGGCGACGGACGGCCACACGCTGACGTCCGTCGGCACCACGCTCGGCACGCCGGCGTACATGAGTCCCGAGCAGGCCACCGCGGACCAGTCGATCGATCATCGGACCGACGTCTACAGCCTCGGGTGCGTCGCCTACGAGGCGCTCGCCGGCGCACCGCCGTTCCGGGCGCGGAATGCGGCCGCGTTGATGGCGCTGCACGTCTTCAGTCCGCCGCCGCCGCTGGTGGGATCGCGCGCCCCACTCCCCGACGCCGTCGTGCGCGCGACGGCCCGCGCGCTGGCCAAGGACCCGGACGAGCGCTTCGCGCGCGCCGGCGACTTCGCCGCCGCCCTGGAGGAGGCACTCGTCGCCATGCGCGCCCCGTCGCCGGCGGAGCTGCACCTGCGGAGCGTGGCGGAGCGGCAGGCCGCGCGGTGGCGCGTGCTGGTGCTGGAGTTCGCGAACGTCGCCGCGGCGCCGGACGCGGACTGGCTCTCGACGGGCATCGCGGAGACGCTGAGCGCGGACCTCGGCCAGATCGCGGGCCTCAAGGTCGTCGGGCGGGATCCGGCGGCCAGGCGGCGCGCCGCGGCGGACGGCGAGGGGCGGCCCGTCGACGCCGCGCAGGCGGTCGCGCTGGCGCGATCGGTGAGCGCCCACTGGGTGGTCTGGGGCGCGTTCCAGAAGCTCGGCGCGCGCATCCGCATCACCACGCACCTCGCGCGCGCGGAGGACGGCGCGCCCGTCCTGGAGGAGAAGCTCGATGGCGTGATGGACGAGATCTTCGAGCTCCAGGACCGCATCGTCGCCGGGCTGTCCGCGGCGCTCGGCGTCGAGCCCACGACCGCCGAGCTGGCGCGCATCCGACGGCCCGAGACGACCGGCCTGACGGCCTACGAGCACTACGCGAAAGGCTATCGCGCGTTCTACCGCTTCGGGACGGACAGCGTGCGCACCGCGGTCGAGCACTTCCGCGCGGCGGTCGCCCTCGATCCCGGGTACGCGCTCGCGCATGCGGGGCTCGGCATCGTACACGGGCCGCTGTACATCGCGACCGGGCGTCGGGAGACGCTCGACGAGGGCGCGGCGCTGCTGGAGCGCGCGATCGCCCTCGACCCGTCCATCGGCGAGGCGCACGCGTGGCTGTCCTACATGCAGGCGCGCCAGGGCCGCTTCGACGACGCCGAGCGGACGGCGCGCGGCGGCATCGCGCGCGAGCCGGAGAGCTTCATCAGCTGGTACATGCTCGGCATCACCCACCTCGGTCGGGCGGTCTCGGTGCCGCAGCCGTCGGCAATGGCCCGGGCGGTGCCGCCGCTGCTGCGCTGCATCGCGATCAACCCCACGTACCATCCGGCGCACATGGTGCTCGGCATGAGCTACCTGCTGCGCGGCGCCCAGGGACACGCGGCCACGGTGCTCGACCGCGCCGTCGAGATCGAGCGCGGCGGCGTGGGGTTCCAGTTCGTCGGCTCGCTCGCGCAGCGCGCCGTCCTGCACCTGGGCGCCGGCGAGCTGGGGGAGGCCGCGCCGCTCCTCGATCAGGCGATCGAGCGCTACACCGGCACGGACCACGTCTACGCCGAGACGGTGACCGCGTACGCGCACTGGGCGCGCGGCTGCCTCGCGGAGCGCACCGGCGCGCTCGATCACGCGCTCGCGGACTTCGGTCGCGCGTGCGAGATCGCCGACGCGCACCCGCATCGCATCAGCATCGGTGCGCACTGGGTGAAGGCACGGTTCGGCCTCGCGCGCGTGCTCCACCGGCTGGGGCGACCGGACGATGCGCGACAGCGCCTCGCGGAGGGACACGACCTCGTCGCGTCGCGCGCGCGCTTCGTGTGGGCCTGGCTGAGCGGCAGCACCGATGCGGACATGACGTACGAGCTGTCGTCCACGCTCGCCACCCTCGGCGACGCCGACGCGGCACTCGACGCCCTGGCGCGCGCGGTGGACGCCGGCTGGTCGGACGTCCCCTGGCTGCGGCACGATCCGGCGTTCGCGGTGCTGCGCGACGATGCGGACGTGCGCCGCGTGTGTGCCGCGGGACTCTCCCGCGTCACGCTCCCCCCGCCCGTGGGGAGCGGCGGCCTCGCCTGA
- a CDS encoding LVIVD repeat-containing protein: protein MESVRWTRVVLPTLAALALAPALLAAQTYPPGNDPRDNLKAGLHDAGEAAKGMKLVGHTGKPAPFDSARGLTFVNSDLAFKGNLVYQGNFAGFSIWDVSNPASPVMLSAVECFTSQGDPSIVGNLLFVSAEGGGNRKDCGKGGVENPADHMAGVRIYDVSNPRAPRLVKNVETCKGSHTHTVIPDPKNKDVIYLYVSGSQGARPDSELAGCRNGTDPADTTNSLYRLDVIKVSLSKPEDAAVVTGARIFTGLTPAPRRGGQQRPARQLSGADSAMMAAMMANGPRNCHDVTAYPEMGLLAGACASHGLLVDISNPEKPKRLAAAADTNFSLWHTAVFSNDGKKVVFTDEWGGGTSPNCQKQHPLEMGGNTTLTINPDKTLKQRAYFKLPSAQSAQENCVSHNGSLIPIPGRDVMVQGWYQGGVDVIDFTDADKPVEIAYFDRGPIDNPPLIDQGPPSQTRQPQRSTIGGSWGAYWYNGRIYSSEMARGLDILELTPSEHLTQNEIDAAKLVMMREFNPQSQPRIVWPAAFPVVRAYLDQLGRNDGLPAARRSAIAAALDAAEKQSGTAQRSALMTLATQVSRDANGAKDAAKVRTMAQAIRDLAGATNAVTK from the coding sequence ATGGAATCCGTCCGCTGGACGCGCGTCGTCCTTCCGACGCTGGCCGCCCTCGCGCTCGCGCCGGCGCTGCTGGCCGCGCAGACCTACCCGCCCGGCAACGATCCGCGCGACAACCTCAAGGCCGGCCTGCACGACGCGGGCGAGGCGGCGAAGGGGATGAAGCTCGTCGGGCACACCGGCAAGCCCGCGCCGTTCGACTCGGCGCGCGGGCTGACCTTCGTGAACTCCGACCTCGCCTTCAAGGGGAACCTGGTCTACCAGGGGAACTTCGCGGGCTTCTCGATCTGGGACGTCAGCAACCCGGCCAGCCCGGTGATGCTGTCGGCCGTCGAGTGCTTCACGTCGCAGGGCGATCCGTCGATCGTCGGGAACCTGCTGTTCGTGTCCGCCGAGGGCGGCGGGAACCGCAAGGACTGCGGCAAGGGCGGCGTCGAGAACCCGGCCGACCACATGGCGGGCGTGCGCATCTACGACGTCTCCAACCCGCGCGCGCCGCGGCTGGTGAAGAACGTCGAGACGTGCAAGGGCTCGCACACGCACACGGTCATCCCGGACCCGAAGAACAAGGACGTCATCTACCTCTACGTCTCGGGAAGCCAGGGCGCGCGTCCGGACAGCGAGCTGGCCGGCTGCCGCAACGGCACCGACCCGGCGGACACGACGAACTCGCTCTACCGCCTCGACGTCATCAAGGTCTCGCTCTCCAAGCCCGAGGACGCGGCGGTGGTGACGGGCGCGCGCATCTTCACGGGCCTCACGCCCGCGCCGCGCCGCGGCGGGCAGCAGCGCCCGGCGCGCCAGCTCTCCGGCGCCGACAGCGCGATGATGGCCGCGATGATGGCGAACGGCCCGCGCAACTGCCACGACGTCACCGCGTACCCCGAGATGGGGCTGCTCGCGGGCGCGTGCGCGAGCCACGGCCTGCTCGTCGACATCTCGAACCCCGAGAAGCCGAAGCGCCTGGCCGCCGCGGCCGACACGAACTTCTCGCTCTGGCACACCGCGGTGTTCAGCAACGACGGCAAGAAGGTCGTGTTCACCGACGAGTGGGGCGGCGGCACCTCGCCCAACTGCCAGAAGCAGCACCCGCTGGAGATGGGCGGCAACACGACGCTGACCATCAACCCCGACAAGACGCTGAAGCAGCGCGCGTACTTCAAGCTCCCGTCGGCGCAGAGCGCGCAGGAGAACTGCGTCTCGCACAACGGCTCGCTGATCCCGATCCCGGGCCGCGACGTGATGGTGCAGGGCTGGTACCAGGGCGGCGTCGACGTGATCGACTTCACGGACGCCGACAAGCCGGTCGAGATCGCGTACTTCGACCGCGGCCCGATCGACAACCCGCCGCTCATCGACCAGGGCCCGCCGTCGCAGACGCGCCAGCCGCAGCGTAGCACGATCGGCGGCTCGTGGGGCGCGTACTGGTACAACGGGCGCATCTACTCGTCGGAGATGGCGCGCGGCCTCGACATCCTCGAGCTGACGCCGAGCGAGCACCTGACGCAGAACGAGATCGACGCGGCGAAGCTGGTGATGATGCGCGAGTTCAACCCGCAGAGCCAGCCGAGGATCGTGTGGCCGGCGGCGTTCCCGGTGGTGCGCGCGTACCTCGATCAGCTCGGGCGCAACGACGGGCTGCCGGCGGCGCGCCGTTCGGCCATCGCGGCCGCGCTGGACGCGGCCGAGAAGCAGAGCGGCACCGCGCAGCGCTCGGCGCTGATGACGCTGGCGACGCAGGTGTCGCGCGACGCGAACGGCGCCAAGGATGCCGCCAAGGTGCGCACGATGGCGCAGGCGATCCGCGACCTGGCGGGGGCGACGAACGCGGTGACGAAGTAG
- a CDS encoding Ku protein → MATIWKGALTFGLVNIPVEMRTAVRSEHVSFRMLDKADLAPVKNVRVDRHGDPVEWKDIVKGYEYEKGQFVVLTDEDFKSAALESSKTIDICDFVQHAEIDTRFFETPYFLVPTKGGEKPYALLREAVRKAGVVGIGKVTMRQTQHLVSIKVEGDALVLETMRFATELVDADEYSFPDASLVRPQELAMAEQLVQNLAEPFDPSKYTDDYRAKLMRVIQAKLKGKKVAPKATDDTSADGKVLDLMARLQASLGQSSKKSAGRKAAGTKRAPRAAAPKKAARKKTA, encoded by the coding sequence ATGGCCACCATCTGGAAAGGCGCGCTGACGTTCGGCCTGGTGAACATTCCCGTCGAGATGCGGACCGCGGTGCGCTCCGAGCACGTGAGCTTCCGGATGCTCGACAAGGCGGACCTCGCGCCCGTGAAGAACGTGCGCGTCGACCGCCACGGCGATCCCGTGGAGTGGAAGGACATCGTGAAGGGGTACGAGTACGAGAAGGGGCAGTTCGTCGTGCTCACCGACGAGGACTTCAAGTCGGCCGCGCTCGAGTCGTCGAAGACGATCGACATCTGCGACTTCGTGCAGCACGCGGAGATCGACACGCGCTTCTTCGAGACGCCCTACTTCCTCGTGCCGACGAAGGGCGGCGAGAAGCCGTACGCGCTGCTGCGCGAGGCGGTGCGCAAGGCGGGCGTCGTCGGCATCGGCAAGGTGACCATGCGCCAGACGCAGCACCTGGTGAGCATCAAGGTCGAGGGCGACGCGCTGGTGCTGGAGACGATGCGCTTCGCCACGGAGCTGGTGGACGCCGACGAGTACAGCTTCCCCGACGCGTCGCTCGTGCGGCCGCAGGAGCTGGCGATGGCCGAGCAGCTGGTGCAGAACCTCGCGGAGCCGTTCGACCCGTCGAAGTACACCGACGACTACCGCGCGAAGCTGATGCGCGTGATCCAGGCGAAGCTGAAGGGGAAGAAGGTCGCGCCGAAGGCCACCGACGACACGTCCGCCGACGGCAAGGTGCTCGACCTGATGGCGCGGCTGCAGGCGAGCCTGGGCCAGTCGTCGAAGAAGTCCGCGGGGCGGAAGGCCGCGGGCACGAAGCGCGCACCGCGCGCCGCCGCGCCGAAGAAGGCGGCGCGCAAGAAGACCGCCTGA
- the ligD gene encoding DNA ligase D, translating into MAKRTTTKKTARTAPPAALGEYRRKRDFTKTAEPSGDAPARGSRRLRFVVQKHAASALHFDFRLEIDGVMKSWAVPKGPSLDPKVKRLAMEVEDHPVSYNTFEGTIPGGQYGGGTVMLWDRGTYEPADGSSVDALREGYAAGKLDFVLQGERLRGAWALVRTRKVGSRQQWLLIKRDDAHADREADIVADETTSIDSGRTMDEIAGGARKRAVKEPAKKAAKKTAKKTAVKKVAAEEPKPNARGVRAVRAADRLWKAATGMPVLEPMYASVGTAVPEGDDWTFEPKYDGVRVLALATADAAQLVTRNGNDKAAQFPEIVDALRALARQARRALVLDGEIVALVDGRPARFQALQGRMHLGDATGIAGHAADAPATLVAFDLLHAGDDSLLDQPWTARRARLERLLGKRATERVQLGETVTGDGAAMVARARAQGWEGVIAKRTDAPYTPGQRARHWLKLKVEHRQEFVVGGYTEPRNSREHIGALLLGYYDGDGRLVYAGHAGGGFTREGLRDMARRLAPLARRTSPFAEPPRTNEPAHWVRPSVVVEIKFIEWTEDQRLRQPIFVGVRDDKPAASVRREAESVQEVEATVKKTAKKTVVKGATSNAKESVVEQLARIEAEGGDGVVRLGPRTSLDVTNLDKVYFPDDGITKGDVMRYYATVAPHVLPVLADRPLVLRRFPNGIGGKAFYQHRADNVPAGVRTEPVDADGDGQSVPFLVGGDLATVLYSVQLGAISVDPWHSRVGALDTADYTILDLDPGPKAPFARVVDVARWIKGELDALGLHAALKTSGSTGLHIALPLPAGTKADSALLLAELIATRVATAHPKEATIERSLRARSAGAVYVDYLQNIPGKTVAGAYAVRARPRATVSTPLAWEELDDALDPAAFTLRTVPARLEQVGDLWRAAMRKPNPMRALRALAPTP; encoded by the coding sequence ATGGCGAAGCGAACGACGACGAAGAAGACGGCCAGGACCGCGCCGCCGGCGGCGCTCGGCGAGTACCGGCGCAAGCGCGACTTCACGAAGACCGCCGAGCCGTCGGGCGACGCGCCGGCGCGCGGGTCGCGCCGGCTGCGCTTCGTCGTGCAGAAGCACGCGGCGAGCGCGCTGCACTTCGACTTCCGCCTCGAGATCGACGGCGTGATGAAGAGCTGGGCCGTGCCCAAGGGCCCCAGCCTCGACCCGAAGGTGAAGCGGCTCGCGATGGAGGTGGAGGACCACCCCGTGAGCTACAACACGTTCGAGGGAACGATCCCGGGCGGGCAGTACGGCGGCGGCACGGTCATGCTCTGGGACCGCGGGACGTACGAGCCGGCGGACGGTAGTAGCGTGGACGCGCTGCGCGAGGGCTACGCGGCGGGGAAGCTCGACTTCGTCCTGCAGGGCGAGCGGCTGCGCGGCGCGTGGGCGCTGGTCCGTACGCGGAAGGTGGGCAGCCGGCAGCAGTGGCTGCTCATCAAGCGCGACGACGCGCACGCCGATCGCGAGGCCGACATCGTCGCCGACGAGACGACGTCGATCGACAGCGGGCGCACGATGGACGAGATCGCGGGCGGCGCGCGGAAGCGGGCGGTGAAGGAGCCCGCCAAGAAGGCCGCGAAGAAGACGGCGAAGAAGACGGCGGTGAAGAAGGTCGCCGCGGAGGAGCCGAAGCCCAACGCCCGCGGCGTGCGCGCCGTGCGCGCGGCCGACCGCCTCTGGAAGGCGGCGACCGGCATGCCCGTGCTCGAACCCATGTACGCCAGCGTCGGCACCGCGGTCCCCGAGGGCGACGACTGGACCTTCGAGCCGAAGTACGACGGCGTGCGCGTCCTCGCGCTCGCGACCGCCGACGCGGCGCAGCTCGTGACGCGCAACGGCAACGACAAGGCGGCGCAGTTCCCCGAGATCGTCGACGCGCTGCGCGCGCTCGCGCGGCAGGCGCGGCGCGCCCTCGTGCTGGACGGCGAGATCGTCGCGCTCGTCGACGGCAGGCCCGCGCGCTTCCAGGCGCTGCAGGGCCGCATGCACCTCGGCGACGCCACGGGGATCGCGGGCCACGCGGCCGACGCGCCGGCCACGCTGGTCGCGTTCGACCTGCTGCACGCGGGCGACGACTCGCTGCTCGACCAGCCGTGGACCGCGCGCCGCGCGCGGCTCGAGCGGCTGCTCGGGAAGCGCGCCACCGAGCGTGTGCAGCTCGGCGAGACCGTCACGGGCGACGGCGCGGCGATGGTGGCGCGCGCACGCGCGCAGGGCTGGGAGGGCGTGATCGCCAAGCGCACCGACGCGCCGTACACGCCCGGGCAGCGCGCGCGGCACTGGCTCAAGCTCAAGGTCGAGCACCGGCAGGAGTTCGTCGTCGGCGGCTACACCGAGCCGCGCAACTCGCGGGAGCACATCGGCGCGCTGCTGCTGGGCTACTACGACGGCGACGGGCGGCTGGTGTACGCGGGCCACGCCGGCGGCGGCTTCACGCGCGAGGGGCTGCGCGACATGGCGCGCCGGCTCGCGCCGCTGGCGCGCAGGACGTCGCCGTTCGCCGAGCCGCCGCGCACCAACGAGCCCGCCCACTGGGTGCGGCCGAGCGTGGTCGTGGAGATCAAGTTCATCGAGTGGACCGAGGACCAGCGGCTGCGGCAGCCGATCTTCGTCGGCGTGCGCGACGACAAGCCGGCGGCGAGCGTGCGGCGCGAAGCGGAGAGCGTGCAGGAGGTCGAGGCGACAGTGAAGAAGACCGCGAAGAAGACCGTCGTGAAGGGCGCGACGTCCAACGCGAAGGAGTCGGTCGTCGAGCAGCTCGCGCGCATCGAGGCCGAGGGTGGCGACGGCGTGGTGCGCCTCGGGCCGCGCACCTCGCTCGACGTCACGAACCTCGACAAGGTCTACTTCCCCGACGACGGCATCACGAAGGGCGACGTGATGCGCTACTACGCGACCGTCGCGCCCCACGTGCTGCCGGTGCTCGCGGATCGGCCGCTCGTGCTGCGCCGCTTCCCCAACGGCATCGGCGGGAAGGCGTTCTACCAGCACCGCGCCGACAACGTGCCGGCCGGCGTGCGCACCGAGCCCGTGGACGCCGACGGCGACGGGCAGTCGGTGCCCTTCCTCGTCGGCGGCGACCTCGCGACGGTGCTGTACAGCGTGCAGCTGGGCGCGATCAGCGTCGATCCGTGGCACTCGCGCGTCGGCGCGCTCGACACCGCGGACTACACGATCCTCGACCTCGATCCCGGCCCGAAGGCGCCGTTCGCACGCGTCGTGGACGTCGCACGGTGGATCAAGGGAGAGCTCGACGCGCTCGGCCTGCACGCGGCGCTCAAGACGTCGGGGTCCACGGGGCTGCACATCGCGCTGCCGCTGCCGGCGGGAACGAAGGCCGACAGCGCGCTGCTGCTGGCGGAGCTGATCGCAACGCGCGTCGCGACGGCGCACCCGAAGGAGGCCACGATCGAGCGCTCGCTGCGTGCACGGTCCGCGGGCGCGGTGTACGTCGACTACCTGCAGAACATCCCCGGCAAGACCGTCGCGGGCGCGTACGCGGTGCGCGCGCGTCCACGGGCGACGGTGTCGACGCCGCTCGCGTGGGAGGAGCTGGACGACGCCCTCGATCCCGCGGCGTTCACGCTGCGCACGGTGCCGGCGCGGCTGGAGCAGGTGGGCGACCTGTGGCGCGCGGCGATGCGGAAGCCCAACCCCATGCGCGCGCTGCGGGCGCTCGCGCCGACGCCCTGA